In one Solanum lycopersicum chromosome 11, SLM_r2.1 genomic region, the following are encoded:
- the LOC101267381 gene encoding uncharacterized protein has product MARGFLISTQTKNSSHFLLNSISETSRLTKLPYYPSSSSLRFSLSPPPSPPRFLCSCCSHFQENGTIDMSVHSEAFAKRMAMVGLKPHHRIVLGVSGGPDSMALCVLTAAWKTNNLGNAAQKNEFVDGLLAVVVDHGLRAESKDEAHLVHRRVTSMGIKCEIVCCEWSEGKPKQGHLQEAARQKRYEILQSACIRHQIGVLMTAHHADDQAELFILRLSRSSGVLGLAGMASVSELFFTCPDLSAEVSSNGLLLVRPLLELPKKDMYKICLAANQEWVEDPTNRSALFARNRIRMILTDLASPIFRSELQALIAACRRTRLHVDKICSNLMHQAVTIMPEGYAVIDLGILCPSELKDIVLSKFIALLLQFVSQKQRPVRGSASKLLLDYIRTSPCKTAVTASSCYLCPAPGSKGTKVLICCSTEAEMTLELLNPYSSEGYNSSISKEVEQIVANGRSYSDQCPQSMLGVQFFNLTSSDSVLAEAKREGILSESTYKSIISLQREESNNFKSKTNIALNNKVEHKVEYTASAPSKVLHPEKVGYFMNRFIVKWYLCKQKTYTSYFMNNCNQLLDFGEEICNFCNSCVLGHDQMVRVRYMIDADWLYLATLSKREDRRTVHEERSLSVESQVINDINLCSACTKKSAERALVLLKSIPVAARRALPVLVNVDGVLLSIPSVGFEHCPCLVASAIFKPKIPLGGGYNSFL; this is encoded by the exons ATGGCGCGAGGCTTCTTGATTTCTACACAAACCAAAAATTCTTCACATTTTCTTCTAAACTCCATTTCTGAAACTTCAAGATTAACTAAATTACCCTATTACCCTTCTTCATCATCTCTCCGTTTCTCTCTTTCACCTCCTCCTTCTCCACCTCGGTTTCTGTGCAGTTGTTGCAGTCACTTCCAAGAAAATGGCACAATTGACATGTCAGTACACTCAGAGGCATTTGCAAAGCGTATGGCTATGGTGGGTCTCAAACCCCATCATCGTATTG TTCTGGGCGTTTCTGGTGGCCCTGATAGCATGGCCCTCTGTGTCTTAACTGCTGCATGGAAAACCAATAACCTTGGTAATGCTGCTCAAAAGAATGAGTTTGTTGACGGGCTTTTAGCAGTGGTAGTTGATCATGGACTTCGTGCTGAGAGTAAAGATGAAGCTCACCTTGTTCATCGTCGAGTCACAAGCATGG GAATCAAATGTGAGATTGTTTGCTGTGAATGGTCAGAAGGCAAGCCAAAGCAGGGTCACTTGCAAGAAGCTGCTCGCCAGAAGAG GTATGAAATTCTCCAAAGTGCTTGCATCCGGCATCAGATTGGTGTGTTGATGACTGCACACCATGCAGATGACCAG GCAGAACTATTCATTCTTAGGTTATCTCGCAGTAGTGGCGTGCTTGGACTCGCTGGAATGGCATCTGTTTCAGAGCTGTTTTTTACATGTCCAGATTTAAGTGCTGAAGTGAGTAGCAATGGACTTTTATTGGTGAGACCTCTCCTGGAGTTACCTAAAAAAGATATGTACAAG ATATGTCTAGCTGCCAATCAAGAATGGGTCGAAGATCCCACGAACAGAAGTGCATTATTTGCTCGTAATAGAATTCGGATGATATTGACTGACTTGGCATCAC CTATCTTTAGATCCGAGTTGCAAGCACTTATCGCTGCTTGTCGGAGAACAAGGTTGCATGTTGACAAAATTTGTTCCAACCTGATGCATCAAGCTGTGACTATCATGCCT GAAGGGTATGCGGTGATTGATTTAGGAATCCTCTGTCCTTCAGAATTAAAGGACATAGTCCTCTCCAAGTTTATTGCTTTGTTACTGCAG TTTGTTTCACAAAAGCAAAGGCCTGTCAGAGGCAGTGCATCAAAATTGTTATTGGACTACATTCGGACTTCCCCATGCAAG ACTGCTGTTACTGCATCCAGTTGTTACCTTTGTCCTGCTCCTGGCTCCAAAGGCACTAAAGTATTGATTTGCTGCTCTACTGAAGCTGAAATGACGCTAGAGTTGCTAAATCCATACTCGTCTGAAGGATATAACAGCAGTATCTCAAAAGAGGTAGAGCAAATTGTAGCAAATGGGAGGTCATACTCAGATCAGTGCCCTCAAAGTATGCTAGGAGTGCAATTTTTTAACCTAACATCTTCCGATTCCGTTTTAGCTGAAGCCAAAAGGGAAGGCATTCTTAGTGAATCTACTTACAAGAGCATTATTTCTCTTCAAAGAGAGGAAAGCAATAATTTCAAGTCCAAAACTAATATTGCGCTCAACAACAAGGTGGAACACAAAGTAGAATACACAGCTTCTGCTCCAAGCAAAGTACTCCATCCTGAAAAAGTTGGGTACTTCATGAACAGATTTATAGTGAAGTGGTATCTGTGCAAGCAAAAGACTTACACTTcatatttcatgaataattGTAATCAACTCCTAGATTTTGGAGAAGAAATATGTAACTTTTGCAATTCTTGTGTCCTTGGCCATGATCAAATGGTCAGGGTCCGTTACATGATTGATGCTGATTGGTTGTACCTAGCAACGTTATCAAAAAGAGAGGATAGAAGAACTGTTCATGAAGAACGTTCCCTTTCAGTGGAGTCACAAGTAATCAACGATATAAACTTGTGTTCTGCTTGTACAAAAAAATCAGCTGAAAGAGCTCTCGTCTTATTGAAGTCCATTCCTGTTGCCGCAAGAAGAGCTTTACCTGTCTTGGTCAATGTGGATGGAGTGTTGCTAAGCATACCA
- the LOC101251950 gene encoding alkaline/neutral invertase E, chloroplastic has translation MLFHVNVLIKSRNYYNSCKAEGIINFRYLLTMGASEAALQLLSGELSCQVRTSSILAKSNSLLCYERCFKARNYGDWRYKQINSIKKLQDCSSLHAFHGLHSVFCGEKLLSQSNLLICNCQQPERVSETIIKGGNGKSMHTVSPKIPNLAPDEQNMKQENGARPFSEGFKTAASVNSRPRTNTESIEDEAWHFLRAAMVYYCGSPVGTIAANDPSEATMLNYDQVFIRDFIPSGIAFLLKGEYDIVRNFILHTLQLQSWEKTMDCYSPGQGLMPASFKVRTIPLDNDESATEDVLDPDFGEAAIGRVAPVDSGLWWIILLRAYGKCSGDLSLQERVDVQTGMKMILRLCLADGFDMFPTLLVTDGSCMIDRRMGIHGHPLEIQALYYSALLGAREMLAPEEASTDLVRALNNRLLALSFHIREYYWIDVKKLNEIYRYKTEEYSYDAINKFNIYPDQIPPWLVEWMPSEGGYLIGNLQPAHMDFRFFSLGNVWSIVSSLANIDQSHAILDLIEAKWEDLVADMPLKICYPALEGQEWRIITGGDPKNTPWSYHNGGSWPTLLWQLTVACIKMKRPEIAEKAIKIAERRLSRDRWPEYYDTRRGGFIGKQARLFQTWTIAGYLVAKLLIANPEAAKMVINVEDTELLSAFSSILSSNPRRKRSRKGVKQSFII, from the exons ATGTTATTTCATGTAAATGTGTTGATTAAATCCAGAAATTATTACAATAGCTGCAAAGCtgaaggtatcatcaatttcagatACTTACTGACAATGGGGGCTTCAGAAGCTGCCCTACAGCTTTTATCCGGTGAGCTTTCATGTCAAGTCCGAACAAGTTCAATCTTGGCGAAGTCAAACTCTTTACTTTGTTATGAACGTTGTTTTAAAGCTAGAAATTACGGGGACTGGAGGTATAAGCAGATAAACAGTATAAAAAAGCTGCAAGATTGCTCGAGTTTACATGCTTTTCATGGCTTACATAGTGTTTTCTGCGGAGAAAAGCTTCTTAGTCAGTCAAACTTATTGATCTGCAATTGTCAACAACCTGAAAGAGTCAGTGAGACAATCATTAAAGGTGGAAATGGGAAGTCGATGCACACTGTGTCTCCAAAGATTCCAAATCTTGCTCCAGATGAACAGAACATGAAGCAGGAAAATGGAGCTAGGCCTTTCAGTGAAGGTTTTAAGACTGCTGCTTCAGTTAATAGTAGGCCTAGAACCAATACGGAGTCTATTGAGGATGAAGCGTGGCATTTTTTGCGAGCTGCCATGGTTTATTACTGTGGCAGTCCAGTTGGAACTATAGCTGCTAATGATCCAAGTGAAGCAACTATGCTAAACTATGATCAAGTTTTTATACGCGATTTTATACCTTCTGGGATAGCATTCCTTCTTAAAGGAGAATACGATATCGTGAGGAACTTTATACTTCACACGCTTCAGTTGCAG AGTTGGGAGAAAACAATGGATTGCTATAGTCCAGGTCAAGGACTTATGCCCGCCAGCTTCAAAGTGCGTACAATTCCACTTGATAATGACGAATCTGCAACAGAAGATGTACTGGATCCAGACTTCGGTGAGGCAGCAATTGGTCGAGTTGCTCCTGTTGATTCAG GATTATGGTGGATTATATTGTTGCGAGCATATGGGAAATGCTCTGGAGATCTTTCTCTTCAGGAGAGGGTTGATGTCCAAACTGGAATGAAGATGATACTCAGGCTATGTCTTGCAGATGGCTTTGATATGTTTCCGACTTTGTTGGTGACTGATGGTTCTTGCATGATAGATCGTCGCATGGGAATCCATGGCCACCCTCTGGAAATTCAG GCGTTATATTATTCAGCCTTACTTGGTGCACGGGAGATGCTTGCTCCAGAGGAGGCATCAACAGACCTTGTTAGAGCACTTAACAATCGATTGCTAGCATTGTCATTTCATATTAGGGAATACTACTGGATCGATGTGAAAAAATTGAACGAGATCTATAGATACAAAACGGAGGAGTATTCATATGATGCAATCAATAAGTTCAATATATATCCAGATCAAATTCCTCCCTGGCTGGTGGAATGGATGCCTAGTGAAGGGGGTTATCTTATCGGAAACCTGCAGCCAGCTCACATGGATTTTCGGTTCTTTTCACTTGGGAACGTTTGGTCCATTGTAAGCAGTCTTGCTAACATAGATCAGTCACATGCCATTTTAGATCTTATTGAAGCCAAATGGGAGGATTTAGTAGCTGATATGCCACTGAAGATATGTTATCCTGCTCTTGAGGGCCAGGAATGGCGCATTATTACTGGTGGTGATCCGAAAAACAC GCCTTGGTCTTACCATAATGGAGGATCCTGGCCAACGTTGCTCTGGCAG CTGACTGTGGCATGCATAAAAATGAAGAGGCCTGAAATAGCTGAAAAAGCAATTAAGATTGCGGAAAGACGCTTATCCAGAGATAGGTGGCCTGAGTACTACGATACAAGGCGAGGAGGGTTCATTGGGAAACAAGCACGTCTGTTTCAGACATGGACTATTGCAGGATATCTAGTGGCAAAGCTGCTTATTGCCAATCCAGAGGCTGCAAAGATGGTAATCAATGTGGAGGATACAGAACTTCTAAGTGCTTTTTCAAGCATTCTGAGTTCAAACCCAAGGCGAAAACGATCACGAAAAGGAGTTAAACAGTCCTTCATCAtatga